GGAATACTCACAAAAGATTTATAAACAATTAACAAAGCTTGTATTAAACAACCAGGGGCTAGACAGCATTGCCGGAACCCTTATGGAGATGATTAAAAAGCATGTAGTTATCCTGGATTTATTTTACAATCCAATTGTCCAGAACTTTACTTCAACTAAAGACCTTAAATTATTCTTTTGTCTTACCGAGGAAATAAAAAGCATTTCAAACCTGATAAGTGCCAAATCCCAATATGTTAGATTAAATAATGGTGATCAGGTTTATCTAGTTTCTATTACTACAGGGTCTGAGACTATGGGTTACTTATGTGTTTTAAATCCAGAGGATTCCCTGGAGGAAATGGATGCAATAGCAATAGAGCATGCAGCAACCCTGGCCGCCCTTGTAATGTTAAAGGAGATTGCAGTGAGAGAGACAGAAAATAGCTTAAGGGAGGATTTTCTAGAAGAAACATTGAAGGGAGTAAATCCGCCACAGATACTTGCAAAAAAGGCTGCCACCTTTGGTTACGATAAGAATAAGGGTTACCATTTGATCCTTTTTAATTTAACAAGTTGGGAGATAGTGGCTAATTGTAAAACTGAAAACCAATTGTTTAACCTAAAAAAGTATTTATTAACCTCTATTGAGCACTGTATTTCCAAGTACGGCCTTAGATACATGTATAAGTTCTCCCACGATAAAATACTGCTATTGCTCCAGGTAAGTAATGAAGATTTTCCCCTTGTTGAAAAAGCATCTCAAGAGATTATTGATATTATAAAAGCTAAGTATGGCAGCCATGGGATTGTGGCAGGTATAAGCAATTATTACAGCAAGCTTGAAAATCTAAACCTTGCATATCAAGAGGCATCCAGGGCAATAGAGTTGAGAGGAATAGCTAATAAAACGGTGACTTTATTTACAGATATTGAAATATACAATTTATTTTATGAAATTGCCCGCCAGGACTTTTCCCAAAGCTTTTTTAAAGAGAAGCTGGGCCTCTTAATAGATTATGATAAAAAGAATGGGTCCCAAATGGTGACAACCCTTGAACACTTTCTTGCCTGCAACTGTAATTTGCAGGAAACGTCAACAAGCCTGTATGTACATCGCCATACGTTAAGATATAGATTACAAAGAATAAAAGAAATTACAGGCCTAGATCCTTTAATACCGCAAGATAGACTAAAACTTCAAATGGCCCTAATGCTTTTAAAAGTAATATAATAGCAATTGGTGATAAAACCAAAGCAGTCACTCTAGAATGGCTGCTTTTGTTTTCTTTGGGATTTTTGAGCAAATAAAAAATAATCCATATATTTGGTAGGAAAATTAAATATTTTGTCAAATTGAATATAGGAATATATGAATTTGTTTTTGTGTTTGCTTAAAATGAGATGAAGACAGTGACCGGTGAAGAAACAAAGGGGGGTTGAAAATGAGTAAAGAAGAAAATGGACACTGGACGCACAGGGTTAAAAAGGATCTGGCACAAAGAGTTGTAGATATAATTCATAATATTACCAAGAACAACGTTCAATTCATGGGAAACGGCGGGGAAATAATAGCTACCACCCAACCAGAACGACTGGGAACTATACATGAAGGAGCAAAAAAGGTCATGTCTGGTATTAGTGATTTTGCTGCAATAACTGAAGAGGATGCAAAAAACATGACAGGGGTTTTACCAGGCTATACAGGTCCTATAGTTTTAGATGGAGAAAGAATTGCTTGTATTGGCATAACTGGAGATCCATTATTAGTTAAGCCTCTCCAGGAATTGGCTTCTGTAATCGTAGTTGAGGAAATAAAGAAATCCCAAATAAGCAGTTTGGTTCACAACCAGATACAAAACATCTCTGCAGTTATTCAAGAATTGACGGCAAGTGCTGAGGAAATAGCCTCTTATACAAAAGAGACAGAAAGCATTAGCCTTAAAGCCTTGGAAAAGTCTAACAATACAAATGAAATAATAGAAATAATCAGAACCATAGCCGACCAGACAAATCTACTAGGGCTAAACGCTGCAATTGAAGCTGCCAGGGCAGGTGAACATGGACGTGGCTTTAGCGTTGTAGCTGAGGAAGTAAGAAAGCTATCAACTAAATCCAAGGAATCAGTAAACAGCATAAACCAAACCATTATTGAAATCCAACGTGTAATAAATGATATATCAAGCATAGTCAAACAATCAGCTGAGATAACCGGACAGCAGTCCATGGCTTTACAGGGGCTTTCAGAAAGCATGGTAGGGATCCAAGAGGCAACAAATAAGTTGTTACAAAAGTAATAACCATTTATTTCCCACTTGCAAAGAATAGTAGTTAGTGGCGTTTAGACATGGGATAACATAGAATAGATAACAGGATATAAATAAAGGATAATAGTAGTCAATACCGAGCTTATATATGACTGTCTAAGAGGATGTGAATTGATGAGGAGATTTAGAGTTGGTATAGACGATTTAAGAAAGGTTTGTAAACCGGCTTCATTAGGCTTTAAAACCACAAAGGATGTAAAAACATTGGAAGGTATTATAGGTCAGGAAAGGGCAGTAAAGGCAATGAATTTTGGCCTGAGAGTAAACAATAAAGGATACAACATATACATGGCTGGAATAAACGGAACTGGAAAAACCAGCTATGCCAAGTCGCTGGCCTACAATGTAGCTTCTAAGGGGCAGGTGCCAAATGACATATGTTATGTATTTAACTTTAAGGAAATAGACAGGCCCATAATCATTGAAATTCCCCCTGGAACAGGAGAAAAGCTTGCTGCAAATATGGATGAATTAGTTGAAACTGTTAAAAAGGGGATTTCAAAGGCATTTACCGGCGAGGAATTCGATACCCAAAGAAGACTAATCAGAGATAAATATCAAAAGGATACCAGTGAATTATTACAGGAGTTGGATAAAATAGGCAAGGAAAAGGGCTTTGTTGTACGTCAAACATCCAAGGGTCTAGTTAGTGTTCCATTGGTGGATGGTAAGCCTGTAGACCAGATGGAAGAAGAATTAATAACTGAGGAAATTACAAAGGAAATTCAAGAAAAAATTCCAGAAATGCAAAAGCTCCTGGACGAAGTAACAAGAAAAATAAAGGTATTAGAGAAGGAAGCTTCTATGGAGCTTGTCTCCATAGAAAAAAAGATTGCCATGGCAGTAATTAAGCCCGAAATAGATATGGTGAGAGAAAAGTATAAGGATTATCTGAAGATACAAGTTTATTTAGACAATGTTGAAAAGGATATGGCAGATCACTTAAATGTCTTTAAGATAAAAGAGGAGGATCAATCACTAAATCCCTTATTACCCCTGCAGATGGAAAGCCATTTGAGCAGATATAAGGTTAATCTATTTGTAAATAATGCTAACCAGGAAGGGGCACCTGTAGTATGTGAAACCAATCCCAACTATTACAATCTATTTGGGAAGGTTGAAGGCAAGGCTAACATAGGCGGAATAAGCACAGACTTTTCCATGATAAAGTGTGGTTCTATACATAAAGCTAATGGAGGTTATCTTATAATACATGCCAAGGAGCTTCTAAAAGATCCCTTTGCCTGGGACGCCTTAAAGAGAACCCTGAAAAATCAGGAATCAGTAATTGAAAACATTGGAGAGCAATTCAAAATATTTCCAACTGCCACCATCAAGCCGGAAGCAGTACCTATTAATGTAAAAGTTATTCTCATTGGAAGCTCGTACATTCAGCAGCTGCTGTACAACTATGATGAGGATTTTAGCAAGCTCTTTAAAATTATTGCCCAATTTGATACTTCCATGGAAAGAAATAAGGATAATATACTCATGTTCTCCCAGTTCGTGAGTTCAGTATGCCAACTGGAGAAACTTAAGGAGTTTGACAAAACAGCCGTTGCCAGGATCATTGAGTTCAGCTCGAGATTAGCAGGCCACCAGAAAAGGCTTTCAACAAGATTTAATGAAATTGTTGAAATTGTCTATGAGGCAAGTGCATGGGCTGAAATAGAACAGAGCCAGGTTGTAAGCTCAACCCATGTGGAAAGGGCAATAGAGGAAAAAATTAATAGGGCAAACCTGCTTGAGGAAAAAATTCAGGAAAACATAATTGAAGGACAAATTCTTATTGAAACAGAAGGTGAGGTTGTTGGTCAGATAAACGGCCTTTCTGTATATAATCTAGGGGATTATTCCTTTGGAAAACCTTCAAAAATTACAGCCAGGGTATTTAAAGGAAAGAAGGGTCTTATAAATATTGAACGTGAAGCGAAAATGAGCGGAAAGATTCATGATAAGGGCGTTCTTATTCTCTCAGGATATATAGGTGGCAGGTATGCAAGAAAATCACCCCTGAGTATTAGTGCAAGCATTTGTTTTGAACAAAGCTATGGTGGTGTTGATGGGGATAGTGCTTCCTGTGCTGAGTTGGTTGTGCTTCTCTCAGCTCTTACTGATATTCCAGTTAGACAGGATCTGGCTATAACCGGAGCAATGAATCAAAGAGGCCAGGTTCAGCCAATTGGTGGTGTAAATCAAAAGATAGAGGGCTTCTATGAGCTGTGTAAAGAACGAGGTCTTACTAAAACCCAGGGAGTAATAATTCCAAAGCAAAATATCGTTAATCTAATGCTGAGTAAAGAGCTTGTAAAGGACTGTAAGGCAGGCAAATTTCACATCTACTCTTTTTCCCATGTAGATGAAGCCATAGAACTCTTAACCGGATTTTCTCCAGAAGAATTTTTTGAAAGGGTGCAAACAAAACTTGAGGAATTTGCCGGGGACCAGGATATTGATTAAATTAAGGGCCCTTATGCATCCACTTTGAAAGCATAAGGGCTCTAATACTATTGAGACTGTAGGGTGATCTCATTAATATATACATTTGATGTGTTAGGGCTATTCTCGTCAGATATTGAAGCCTTGATAGGAATTCTAAGCTGAACTGTGGTTCCTTGATCGGAACTTGAACAAATTCTCAACCCATAGCTTGGTCCATAAAGACTAATTAGTCTTTCGTGTACATTACTTAAGCCTACCCCATTTCCAGACCCATAACCTGGCTGAAGAACCAGGTGAATTTTTTCTTCGGGAATGCCAACACCGTCATCAGATACCATCATTACTAGAGTATCTTCCACCATACTGGCGGAAATCTTTAAGGTTCCTCCACCCACCTTGGGGGTTATCCCATGCTTTACAGCATTTTCCACAATGGGCTGAAGGCTGAGAAAGGGTATTTTTGTATCAAGCAGGCAATCGTCAATATCCTGGACGATTTTTAGTGAATCCTCAAAGCGAGCTTTTTCCAGTGTTAAATAAGTGTGAATGCACTCTAGTTCTTCCCCAAGGGTTATATAGTGTCCTCGTCTTCTGAGAGTTTGCCTGAAAAAGTCAGCCAGATGGATTAGAAGCTGCCTAGCCTTTTCAGGATTGGTTCGACTGTAAAGGACAATGGTATTAATTGTATTGAAAAAGAAGTGTGGATTAATTTGTGCATGTAAAGCATCAAGTCTGGCTTTAGTTAGAAGCTGAGACTGTCTGTCAAGCTCAGCTAATTCAGTTTGCATACTTAATAACTGTCCGATGCCCAAGGCAAGTCTAACTGATTGATCGGGAAGGGGGCCTGGACGAGTATCATATAGCTTTAGTGTCCCTATGACCTTGCCCTTAACCTTAAGGGGCACTATTATGGCTGCACCCAGGGGACAGCTGCAGTCCTTAACGGGACAGTTAAATCCTTCCGAGGTTTCAATAACCTTATATTTCCCGGTTTTTAAAACCTCTTTGGTAGCTGATGTAACTATGGGATCTCCAGGACGGTGCCTTTCGCATCCTACACCCAGAAAAGCCAGGATTTTTTCCTTGTCAGTTATAGCAACAGCCGGCAGCTGGCTGATCTTTTTTATAATTTCAGCCGTATTTTGGGCGGTGTTTTCGTCTAAACCATGCCGTAAGTAGGGGAGTGTCTCGTGGGCGATAAAAAGGCTTGTATTTGTGGCCTGCCTGTTTTCATCTTGACTTTTTGACGGCTTTGTGTATAACTTTAGTATTAACCAGAAGAAAGTAACGTTAGCAGGAATCAAAAGAAATGCCTTCAAAGCTACCTCCAGGGGAGCTGCTAGGAGAAACAGCCCTTCTAACAGGGAAAAAATTATAACACATAAAAAGATTAAGGTTTTGGACATTAAGGTTCCTCCACAACATGAATAGTTACATGAATAGTTAATTGTTATTGTCTCATAATTCTACTTTTTGTCAATCAACTCCTGCAAAATAAAAGATTTAAGAAGGAATTACCAGGATAATGTTGAAAATGATAGTGTGTAATATTTAAGCTTCACATATATAGTAAAGGAGAGAAGGTTTAGGTGGTAAAGGGAATAGGTACCGATATTGTTAGTATAGTAAGGATTAAAAGCTCCATAGCAAAATTCAAGGAAAAGTTCCAAAATAAGATATTTACCATGGATGAATGGAATTACTGCTGGAACAAAAAGAATCCCTATCCTTCCCTGGCTGCACGTTTTGCCGCCAAGGAGGCAGTATTAAAAGCCTTAGGAACAGGCAAGGGTAAGATAAAGTGGTTGGATATTGAGATCAAATTAGATCCTAAAGGTAAACCTGGTATTAACCTGTCTGGGTTGGCTGCTGAGACAGCAAGATCCCAATATATTAGCAATTTTAATTTAAGCCTGTCACATTGCTCTGAATATGCGGTAGCCTTTGTTGTAGCCGAATAGGGGGAGAAAAAGTGAAACTTGTTACTTCTACTGAGATGATAAATATAGATAGTACTGCAATAAGTAAATATGCTATACCTGGAATTGTATTGATGGAAAATGCAGGTTTGGCCGTGGTAAAGAAGATAGCTCAGATTTTTGGACATGACCTAGGCAGAAAGAGAATCATGATTTTTTGCGGTAAGGGCAATAATGGTGGAGACGGAATGGTCATTGCCAGACATCTTATCAATAAGGGTGTGGAAGTAAAGGTCTATTTATTGTGCAGTCCAGCAGAGATTAAAGGTGATGCAGCAGCAAATCTCACAATCCTACAATCCATGGGAGCCAAGATATATCCAATTATCAATGATAAAGATCTGCATAGGGTAGAAATATCCATGATGTATGCCGATTTAATTGTAGATGCTATTTTTGGTACTGGACTTAAGGGCGAACCCAGGGGCATAGCTGCAAAGCTTATCAAGCTCATAAACGAATCCAGGAGATTAACACTAAGTGCAGATGTGCCGTCTGGCCTGGAAGCTGATACTGGAAAGGTACATGGTGAGTGTATTAATGCCAATCATACCATTACCTTTGGTTTGGCCAAGATTGGTATATTTATTGAACCGGGGTGCAGGTATAGTGGAGAGATAGAAGTGGCTGACATATCCCTGCCACGACAGCTTTTAAATAGTCATACTTTAAATCGGGAATTAATAACTAAAGAATGGGTTAAGAGCAAGCTTTCAAAACGGGACCATAATACCCATAAAGGCACTTATGGTCACGTTCTAGTATTAGGAGGCTCACCTGGGATGACAGGTGCCGTTTATTTGGCAGCCACAGGAGCCTTAAGGGCTGGTGCCGGCCTTGTTACTGCGGCGGTACCCCGATCTCTAAATCCTATTCTTGAACAAAAGCTTACTGAGGTTATGACACGACCGCTGCCTGAGAGTGAAAAGGGCCTCCTTGGCAGAGATTCTCTGGAACCTATTTTAGATGTGGCTGAAAAAGCAGATACTATAGTTATAGGTCCTGGAATGGGTGTTTCTGCTGAAGGGGAAACATTATTAAAGGAGCTATTGCCCCAATTAAAAATTCCTGTAATCCTGGATGCTGACGGTTTAAACCTTTTTAATAAAATAATAAGGGACAAAAAGGAATTTTTTAAGCAAGTACAAACAGGTATGATTTTCACACCCCACCCAGGTGAAATGGCCAGACTATGCAAATTAGACAGCCAGGAGGTACAAAAAGACCGCCTCTCAATTGCAGAGGGTTATGCCAAAGAGTGGGGCGTCACCCTTGTACTCAAGGGCTCTAAAACCATTATTGCCTCGCCAAGGGGTAGAACCTATCTAAACATTAATGGAAATCCAGGTATGGCCACAGGTGGTTCTGGGGATGTTCTGGCAGGTATAATAGGAGCACTTCTAGCCCAGAAACTTGACATTGAAGCAGCGGCCTCTGTTGGTGTCTTTCTCCACGGATATGCAGGGGATAGGGCAGCAGAACAATTAGGTGAATACTCGTTGACGGCAATGGATATTATTGATTATCTCCCATGTGTATTAAGAGAATTAACTGAGGGTGAATAAATTTGCGACCAGCAAAAGCTGAAATAAATCTTAATAATCTTGCTCACAACGTTAGGGAATTAAGAAAACTGTCAAATTCAAGGCACTTCATGGCTGTTGTAAAGGCTGATGGTTATGGACATGGAGCTGTACAGGTTGCTGGAACAGCCCTGGAAAGCGGTGCTGATAATTTGGGAGTTGCTGCAATACAAGAAGGTATAGAGCTTAGAGAGGCTGGAGTAAAGGCCCCCATACTGATCTTTGGATGGACTCCCCATGAGTATGGAGATGTCCTTGTAAGATACGATCTTACCCAGACAGTGTTTTCCATGGAACAGGCTGAGCAGCTTTCCAAGGTCTCAAAACGTATTGGAGAAAAAATAAATATCCACTTGAAGATAGATACAGGTATGAACAGGCTTGGATTTCAAGCCACTGAAAAGTCAGCTGACGAGATAAAAAAGATTTTTGCCGCAGGGGGCTTAAGAGTACTGGGAGCCTTTACTCATTTTGCTGAGGCAGACAACAGATTCTCAGACTTTACTTCAATCCAGTTTAATCTATTTAAAGCCTTTATTTCAGAGCTAGAAAGTCAAGGTTTGGAATTTCCTGTTAAGCATTGTGCCAATAGTGCTGCCATTATTGATTATCCTGATACACATCTGGATATGGTCAGGGCGGGAATAAGTATATACGGGCTGTATCCTGATTTAATCATGAAGGATAGGATAGTGCTAAAGCCTGTCATGAGATTCCTGGCCAGGATTGCTCATATAAAGGATATTAGCAAGGGTGAAACGGTAAGTTATGGCAGAACTTTTAAAGCACAAGAAAATAAGAGGATAGCAACTATTCCCATTGGCTATGCCGATGGATATAATCGCTTGTTATCGAATAAAGGTAAGGTTATAATAAATAATAGTTTTGCTCCAGTTGTGGGAAGAGTCTGCATGGATCAATTCATGGTAGATATAACCCATGTTCCGCAAAGTATACGGCCAGGTGATGAAGTCATTCTTTTTGGAGCAGATGATAAAGGGCTAGAGGTTAGTGTAGATGAAATTGCCCAAATTACGGGAACCATAAACTATGAGATAGTCTGCATGGTCAGTAAAAGGGTACCAAGGATATATAAGACATAGGGACGGTCTTTTGTCTTATTTTCAAGTGTGATAAGGGGGACATGCTTATCACTGCAATAAAATGATATTTACTGCCGTATATATTTACAAAATTGGGAAACAAATATATAGGAGAGAACAATATGGAACTGCTAAAAGCAAAAATATTAGAAGAAGGTCATGTTTTATCGGCAAATATTTTAAAGGTAGATTCTTTTCTAAACCATCAAATGGATCCTGTTTTAATGTATAAAATTGGCCAGGAGTTTGCAGAAAGATTTAATGGCGAGAAAGTCACTAAGGTTTTAACTGTTGAAGCATCAGGTATTGCAGCAGCATTAATGACTGGTCTTGTATTGGAAGTGCCTGTCCTTTTTGCCAAGAAAAAAAAGCCTTCAACCATGAGTGAAGCCTTTTTTACCGGCCGAATACATTCCTATACCAAAAACGAAACTGTTGACATAGTTGTAGCTAAAAAGTATTTAAAGATGGAAGATAGAGTATTGATTATTGATGACTTTTTAGCTACAGGGGAAGCAGCCAGGGGTATGATTGAAATTGTCCATCAGGCAGGCTGTCATTTAGTTGGTGTTGGTATATGTATTGAAAAATCCTTCCAGGAAGGTGGAAGACAATTAAGGGAGCTAGGGGTGAGGGTTGAAACACTAGTAAGTATAAATGCATTGAATGATGGAAAAATTGACTTTGAATAGAATTATTGTTATTATTTGTCCTTGAACACATATAGCATAAAGGATATAATATAGTATAGCATATGCGCGGAAGTATTGTTGCAGGGGGTGCCCTTATTGTCTCGTGTCAAAAGGATTATGATAAGTATACCAGAAAACCTATTAAAGGAAGTAGATGGATTAGCTAATAGAGAAAAAAGAAATCGCAGCGAATTCATTAGGGAAGCTATGAAGTTATATATATCTGAACAAAATAAAAGGAATATTAGGGAGCAGATGAAAAAGGGTTATCAGGAGATGGCCCAGATTAATCTATGTTTAGCTGTGGAAAATTACGAGGTAGAAAATGAAGCACAGGAATATTATGAAGAGAAACTAGCGGAGTGTAAATAGAATGCATGTAAGAAGAGGAGATATTTTTTATGCCCAATTAAATCCAGTTGTTGGTTCTGAACAAGGGGGAACAAGACCTGTGCTTATCATTCAAAATGATATTGGAAACCAGTACAGTCCCACCACCATTGTTTTAGCAATCACTTCACAGATTTCCAAGGCAAAACTGCCAACTCACATTGAAATGCCAAGTAGTAAAAGTGGTCTTGAAAAAAACTCTGTTATCCTGGCAGAACAAATACGCACAATTGATAAAAGTCGATTAAAGCACAAGGTGGCTTATTTGGATGAGGAGTTTATGATTAAGGTGGATAAAGCTCTTGAAATAAGCTTGGGCTTAACGGAGATCTAAAAGTTTTTTCATGTCTACTTGATGTAGGCATTTTTATTTTCCCATTAGAATATGTAATGAAGCAAGGGGGGATAAAAATGGCTGCACCAAAAATTGGGATTACCTGTGGTGAAGATGTCAAAGAGGGCAAGGTTTTTTTAACAAATTACTATTTAAGATGTGTACAACGGGCGGGGGGCATCCCCTGGTTAATTCCATCAATAGAAAAGAATATAAGTGACTATTTGTCTAACCTGGACGGGATAATATTATCAGGAGGAGTTGATGTTGACCCATTATATTTTGGTGAAGAACCAATAATTGGAATGGGTGAAATAACGCCAGGGAGAGATAACTTTGAAATTAAACTGACACAAGCAGCAATCATCTTAGACGTGCCAATTCTAGCAATTTGCAGGGGTGTTCAGGTATTAAATATTGCCCTGGGAGGTAATATATATCAAGATATATTATCCCAGGTGCCAGGTGTATATAAACATACACAATATGCTCCCAAATGGTACCCAACCCATACTATACATATAATTCGAGACTCAATTCTAGAAGGCATATTTAAATCAGAGACAGCTAGGGTTAACTCATTTCATCACCAGGCTGTAAGCAGCCTGGCAGATGGCATAGTATCCATTGCCAGTACTTCAGATGGGATTGTTGAGGCCATTACAATGCCAAATAAAAAGTTTGTGTTAGGTGTACAGTGGCACCCTGAATGTATGGCAGACAGATTTCAGGATCAGCAGCAGATATTTAATGAATTTGTTAAAGCCTCCACTAGATAATGGTTATACAATATACATCAAGAGTAATGATAGAATATATGAAAGAAGGTGATATTTTGCTGGCATTGACAAATGGACGTATCATTACAGTTACAGGCCCTGTATATGAAAAAGGGACAATAGTAGCTGACGGTGATAAAATAAGCAGGGTGGGTTTGACCACTGACGTTCAAATACCATCAGGAAGCAGGGTTCTGGACCTTGCTGGAAAAACAGTTGTCCCCGGCTTCATTGAAAGCCACTGCCATGTAGGCATAATGGAAGAGGTGTATAGAATAGAGGGTGATGACTTAAATGAGACATCCAATCCAGTTACCCCTACTTTAAGGGCAATAGATGCAGTTTATCCCGGAGACCTGGCCTTTAAGGATGCCCTTGAGGCCGGAGTTACTACCATACACACCCTGCCTGGGAGTGCCAATGTAATTGGCGGCATCACACTTATAATGAAGACTCACGGACTGGTTATTGACAACATGGCAGTAAACCCCTGTGCCGGTCTTAAGGTGGCATTTGGTGAAAACCCAAAGCGGATATATGGAGACCAATCAAAAATGCCAAAAACACGAATGGCTACTGCAGCCATGCTGAGAGAACAAATGGTTAAAGCAATGAGCTACAGGGATAAAAACCAAAAGGCCAAATGTGATCCAGACAAGAAGCCTGAGAGGGACCTGGCCATGGAGGCGCTAGGCATGGTTCTAGATGGTACAATTCCCTTGAGAGCCCATGCCCATAGAACAGATGATATTATGACTGCAATTCGTATTGCAGAGGAATTTAAAGTTAAAATTATTATTGAGCATGGTACTGAGGCCCATTTAATAGCAGATGAGATTGCCGACAGAAGCATTCCTGTAGTTACCGGACCCAGCTTTACATCAAGAGCCAAGGTGGAGCTTGGACAAAGGACCTTTGAGACCCCCGGCATTTTATCCAGAAGGGGAGTCAAGGTAGCAATCATGACAGATCATCCTGTTATTCCCATTAATTATCTGCCACTTTGTGCTGCCCTGGCTGTTAAGGCAGGCATGGATTATGATGAGGCGTTAAAAGCCATAACAATAAATGCCGCGGAAATTCTTGGCATATCCAACAGGGTTGGGAGCATAGAGGAGGGCAAGGATGCGGACCTGGTTATTATGGACGGTGACCCACTAGAAATAAAAACAAAAGTCCTTGAAGTATTTATTAATGGTAACTCAGTGTACCAAAACAACTAGATTATTAGTATAAGGCCCACTGCCATGGTGGGTTTTCATTACTTTTTCCTTTACTTTGGCAATGGCCATTGGATATTATATGAGGTAGTGGAGGAGGCTCGGATCAATGATGGCTTTTCATGTTAATAATGAGACACAAACTTTAAAGCTGGGACAAGTTATTGGGCAAAACATGGTCCCAGGCATGGTAATTTGCCTCAAGGGTGATCTGGGTGCGGGAAAAACAACCCTGACCAGGGGAATTGTTAAGGGAGCCGGTATTGACAGCCATGTCACAAGTCCTACCTTTACAATTATCAATGAATATGAGGGTAAGTACAAGCTATATCATATTGATACTTATAGAATAGAAAGCCTGGATGAGATGATTGATCTGGGAGTTGAAGATTATCTTCCGGCAGGGGATGGAGTAACAGTAATTGAGTGGCCCGAGCTTATTGAGGATCTGCTCCCTGAAGATAGACTTATTTTAAATATTGTGCCTGAGGGAGTTCATGAAAGAAAGATTACAGTGCAAATACATGGGAAGAGCACTTCCTATGAAAAGCTTTTACAGGAGTTGAAAAACCATGATAGTATTGGGAATTGATAGCTCTACTCAAGTAAACACTATTGCCCTACTTCAAGACGGACAATTGCTTTGTGAAGCAATCTTAAATACCCGCAAAAACCATTCCCAGAGGCTTATGCCCATGATAGATATACTCCTAAAGGAGGCAGGGCTGACAATAGAAAATGTAGATGGTGTGGCTGTTTCCTCAGGTCCTGGCTCCTTTACAGGTTTAAGAATTGGAATGACAACAGGCAAGGCACTTGCCTGGTCTCGAAATAAGCCCCTGGTTGGCATTCCCAGCCTTGATGGAGTAGCATTTAACGCCCAGGGAGTAACAGGAACTATCTGCCCAATATTAAATGCCAAACGTAACGAAGTATATACTGCCCTCTATAAAATGGTCAAGGGAGAACTGCAAAGAATTTCTGATTACATGGCAGTGGAACCCCTAGAACTAATAAAGAGATTACAAAATCAGAGCCAGGTTACCCTATTGGGAGATGGAATTGAG
The DNA window shown above is from Desulfitibacter alkalitolerans DSM 16504 and carries:
- a CDS encoding Lon protease family protein is translated as MRRFRVGIDDLRKVCKPASLGFKTTKDVKTLEGIIGQERAVKAMNFGLRVNNKGYNIYMAGINGTGKTSYAKSLAYNVASKGQVPNDICYVFNFKEIDRPIIIEIPPGTGEKLAANMDELVETVKKGISKAFTGEEFDTQRRLIRDKYQKDTSELLQELDKIGKEKGFVVRQTSKGLVSVPLVDGKPVDQMEEELITEEITKEIQEKIPEMQKLLDEVTRKIKVLEKEASMELVSIEKKIAMAVIKPEIDMVREKYKDYLKIQVYLDNVEKDMADHLNVFKIKEEDQSLNPLLPLQMESHLSRYKVNLFVNNANQEGAPVVCETNPNYYNLFGKVEGKANIGGISTDFSMIKCGSIHKANGGYLIIHAKELLKDPFAWDALKRTLKNQESVIENIGEQFKIFPTATIKPEAVPINVKVILIGSSYIQQLLYNYDEDFSKLFKIIAQFDTSMERNKDNILMFSQFVSSVCQLEKLKEFDKTAVARIIEFSSRLAGHQKRLSTRFNEIVEIVYEASAWAEIEQSQVVSSTHVERAIEEKINRANLLEEKIQENIIEGQILIETEGEVVGQINGLSVYNLGDYSFGKPSKITARVFKGKKGLINIEREAKMSGKIHDKGVLILSGYIGGRYARKSPLSISASICFEQSYGGVDGDSASCAELVVLLSALTDIPVRQDLAITGAMNQRGQVQPIGGVNQKIEGFYELCKERGLTKTQGVIIPKQNIVNLMLSKELVKDCKAGKFHIYSFSHVDEAIELLTGFSPEEFFERVQTKLEEFAGDQDID
- a CDS encoding PucR family transcriptional regulator, coding for MSFTIENILDIDNLKGVKLVAGDRGLNRQVKWVTILEVLDELTYLDEGDLLVTTGYGLAEDQELQNSLIELLDKKNMAGIAIQPGFSLAEIPAALLEEADKRGFPVLYLPKDFSFSRFTRHILKHLINHQFYLLEYSQKIYKQLTKLVLNNQGLDSIAGTLMEMIKKHVVILDLFYNPIVQNFTSTKDLKLFFCLTEEIKSISNLISAKSQYVRLNNGDQVYLVSITTGSETMGYLCVLNPEDSLEEMDAIAIEHAATLAALVMLKEIAVRETENSLREDFLEETLKGVNPPQILAKKAATFGYDKNKGYHLILFNLTSWEIVANCKTENQLFNLKKYLLTSIEHCISKYGLRYMYKFSHDKILLLLQVSNEDFPLVEKASQEIIDIIKAKYGSHGIVAGISNYYSKLENLNLAYQEASRAIELRGIANKTVTLFTDIEIYNLFYEIARQDFSQSFFKEKLGLLIDYDKKNGSQMVTTLEHFLACNCNLQETSTSLYVHRHTLRYRLQRIKEITGLDPLIPQDRLKLQMALMLLKVI
- the acpS gene encoding holo-ACP synthase, translating into MVKGIGTDIVSIVRIKSSIAKFKEKFQNKIFTMDEWNYCWNKKNPYPSLAARFAAKEAVLKALGTGKGKIKWLDIEIKLDPKGKPGINLSGLAAETARSQYISNFNLSLSHCSEYAVAFVVAE
- a CDS encoding histidine kinase, with translation MSKTLIFLCVIIFSLLEGLFLLAAPLEVALKAFLLIPANVTFFWLILKLYTKPSKSQDENRQATNTSLFIAHETLPYLRHGLDENTAQNTAEIIKKISQLPAVAITDKEKILAFLGVGCERHRPGDPIVTSATKEVLKTGKYKVIETSEGFNCPVKDCSCPLGAAIIVPLKVKGKVIGTLKLYDTRPGPLPDQSVRLALGIGQLLSMQTELAELDRQSQLLTKARLDALHAQINPHFFFNTINTIVLYSRTNPEKARQLLIHLADFFRQTLRRRGHYITLGEELECIHTYLTLEKARFEDSLKIVQDIDDCLLDTKIPFLSLQPIVENAVKHGITPKVGGGTLKISASMVEDTLVMMVSDDGVGIPEEKIHLVLQPGYGSGNGVGLSNVHERLISLYGPSYGLRICSSSDQGTTVQLRIPIKASISDENSPNTSNVYINEITLQSQ